A window from Drosophila willistoni isolate 14030-0811.24 chromosome XR unlocalized genomic scaffold, UCI_dwil_1.1 Seg143, whole genome shotgun sequence encodes these proteins:
- the LOC6646406 gene encoding protein nervous wreck isoform X3 — MQPPPRKGNYVKFLKNLHTEQVAKLQLKNQHECDLLEDIRQFTIKRSAIEKSYSEALLKISSQYLNKKIPNIPDIKMEGMEERWNMWSVWRTVLEENEKLARARLAAIEVFQQQIADEAKVLRDYKLAIAKRSLSGIVNVQKELHLSVGDVDKTKKSYFDEEHCAHDVRDKARDIEEKLKKKKGSFFQSITSLQKNSARVTSRKELLEEKSSGARNDYILSLAAANAHQNRYFTVDLQTTMTTMENYVFERVAEYLMLMGRTELLTCSATQNSFGKIRDQAQQLTREYNLQCCYLFYPVLKQHIQYDFEACDNDPVRKVTTEHDSAAETLTKEAKNLAGRVVKENASIRENAKKLALCQSLRDSGQRSDPNDPNGPDLDTKIEEFRDQIRRSETEKAKAEACLQCLRDGGINVDEWVQEAEIMGVQELTRSASSISMRTDASGQGENPSSDSFYDSDKEETAVAAGAATTSQAKANKQEQQLSRDRTFSDSDDDTEERATPAASGASASAAATAAAMSSAGGATGGWDDPTEVNWGAEDDDDKDEPIVPEPKEAIFKCTALYSYTAQNPDELTIVENEQLEVVGEGDGDGWLRARNYRGEEGYVPHNYLDIDQEAAGVAAFNGSSGNQLRSQISFSSVDYTVDTEDQTVDSMQSPDQVSVIMAPQKRIKSDVEWCIALYDYDATAEDELTFEEGDKIKIITKTAHGVDDGWWEGELDGKFGNFPSLVVEECDELGEPLSEGGDESPPPTAPPSFALPPAPALPPEYAHELELELTEDMFGSQDTADEDSGYIPNGAAAAPSMPPPGQTQSLTTAKNVLIQEPGMEDDLSDDGKPPPSLPPPQLPKSGATAAGSGTGAGAGAAAAAAAGSAKVNSNTLNLGEKEEQQQPQPQETTKDQQADKKPEIAAKPLTKNTVPKEEDQQSFSEGTDSASASVDIPVLQEVDDPFNEKSNAGAADSKGTSASSAVDGGGSGDGFEANFEANFDANFDDAFANAGSGGGGGGGGEQSNDLDLNGQVHQEQEQDLTQNGQNQEHMGEDIEAPKQVVGGRASIPEELDSNQLAHDHEHDTYNYYIDYSHGQL, encoded by the exons ATGCAGCCACCGCCAcgtaag GGTAACTATGTAAAGTTCCTTAAGAATTTGCATACAGAGCAGGTGGCCAAGTTGCAGTTAAAGAATCAACATGAATGCGATCTGCTGGAAGATATACGTCAATTTACCATCAAGCGTTCGGCCATTGAGAAATCATATAGTGAGGCCTTACTCAAGATATCGTCGCAGTATCTTAATAAGAAGATACCCAATATACCCGACATTAAAATGGAGGGCATGGAGGAGCGCTG GAACATGTGGAGCGTTTGGCGCACGGTTCTCGAGGAGAACGAAAAGCTGGCACGTGCCCGTTTGGCTGCCATTGAGGTGTTCCAGCAGCAAATTGCCGATGAGGCCAAAGTTTTGAGAGACTATAAATTGGCCATTGCGAAGCGTTCGCTATCGGGCATTGTTAATGTCCAAAAGGAGCTGCATCTGAGTGTCGGCGATGTGGATAAGACCAAGAAATCATATTTCGATGAGGAGCACTGTGCCCACGATGTACGTGACAAAGCACGCGACATTGAGGAGAagttgaaaaagaaaaagggcTCATTCTTTCAATCGATCACGTCGCTGCAGAAGAATAGTGCACGGGTCACTTCGCGGAAGGAATTGCTCGAGGAGAAATCATCGGGAGCCAGAAATGATTACATTTTGAGCCTGGCGGCGGCCAATGCTCATCAAAATCGTTATTTCACTGTTGACCTACAGACAACAATGACCACCATGGAGAATTATGTGTTTGAGCGGGTTGCCGAATAtcttatgctaatggg ACGCACAGAACTATTGACCTGCTCGGCCACACAGAACAGTTTTGGCAAGATCCGTGACCAGGCCCAGCAGTTGACACGGGAATACAATCTGCAGTGCTGCTATCTATTCTATCCGGTGCTCAAGCAGCACATTCAATACGATTTCGAGGCATGCGACAATGATCCAGTGAGAAAGGTAACCACTGAACATGATTCGGCTGCCGAGACTCTCACCAAAGAGGCCAAAAATTTGGCCGGACGTGTGGTTAAGGAGAATGCCTCGATAAGAGAGAACGCCAAGAAATTGGCATTGTGTCAGTCATTGCGTGACTCTGGTCAGCGCAGCGATCCCAATGATCCAAATGGACCCGATTTGGATACAAAGATCGAAGAGTTCCGCGATCAAATACGTCGCTCGGAAACAGAAAAAGCCAAGGCGGAGGCATGTTTGCAGTGCCTACGTGATGGTGGCATTAATGTGGACGAATGGGTCCAGGAGGCTGAAATTATGGGTGTGCAGGAGTTGACACGTTCGGCCAGCTCCATATCGATGCGCACGGATGCTTCGGGTCAGGGCGAGAATCCTAGTTCCGATTCATTCTATGACAGTGACAAGGAGGAGACCGCTGTAGCGGCgggagcagcaacaacatcccAGGCAAAGGCAAACAAGCAGGAGCAGCAATTGTCACGGGATCGGACATTTAGCGACAGCGATGACGATACTGAGGAGAGGGCAACACCAGCAGCATCTGGAGCTTCAGCATCCGCAGCAgctactgctgctgccatGTCGAGTGCTGGAGGTGCAACTGGTGGCTGGGACGATCCCACCGAGGTAAATTGGGGGGCCGAAGACGATGATGACAAGGACGAACCGATTGTACCCGAGCCCAAGGAGGCCATCTTCAAGTGTACGGCACTTTATAGCTATACG GCTCAAAATCCCGATGAGCTGACCATTGTGGAGAACGAACAATTGGAGGTGGTCGGCGAGGGTGACGGCGATGGATGGCTACGGGCTCGCAACTATCGCGGCGAAGAGGGCTATGTGCCGCACAATTATCTGGATATTGATCAGGAAGCGGCCGGCGTGGCCGCCTTTAATGGTAGTTCAGGCAATCAATTGCGATCACAAATCTCATTCTCATCTGTCGATTATACTGTTGACACTGAAGATCAAACGGTGGACTCGATGCAATCGCCCGATCAGGTGTCTGTCATAATGGCACCGCAAAAGCGCATTAAATCGGATGTGGAATGGTGTATAGCTCTCTATGACTACGATGCCACCGCCGAGGATGAGCTGACTTTCGAGGAGGGTGACAAGATCAAGATTATCACAAAGACGGCCCACGGTGTTGACGATGGCTGGTGGGAGGGTGAATTGGATGGCAAATTTGGTAATTTCCCATCTCTGGTCGTTGAGGAATGCGATGAATTGGGTGAACCATTGAGCGAAGGTGGCGATGAGTCTCCACCGCCAACAGCACCGCCATCGTTTGCCCTGCCCCCAGCTCCAGCTCTACCGCCAGAGTATGCCCAtgaattggaattggaattgaCGGAAGATATGTTTGGATCGCAGGATACGGCAG ATGAGGATAGCGGTTATATTCCAAAtggcgctgctgctgctccgaGTATGCCTCCGCCAG GGCAAACGCAATCTCTAACAACTGCCAAGAATG TACTCATTCAAGAGCCTGGCATGGAG GACGATCTCAGTGATGATGGCAAGCCGCCCCCATCGTTGCCACCACCCCAATTGCCAAAGTCTGGAGCGACTGCGGCGGGATCTGGTACAGGGGCAGGGGCAGGGGctgcggcagcagcagcagctggcaGCGCCAAAGTGAACTCAAACACATTGAATTTAG GAGAGAAGGaggaacagcaacaaccacaaccACAAGAAACCACAAAGGATCAGCAAGCGGATAAAAAGCCAGAGATAGCGGCTAAACCGTTGACCAAGAATACGGTCCCTAAAGAAG AGGATCAACAATCCTTTTCCGAGGGCACCGATTCGGCATCGGCCTCAGTTGATATACCAGTACTGCAGGAGGTCGATGATCCCTTCAATGAGAAATCGAATGCGGGAGCAGCCGATAGCAAGGGCacatcagcatcatcagcTGTAGATGGCGGAGGCAGTGGAGATGGTTTCGAGGCTAATTTTGAGGCGAATTTCGATGCAAATTTTGATGATGCATTTGCTAATGCCGGCAGTGGAGGCGGAGGCGGCGGTGGAGGCGAACAATCTAACGATTTGGATCTAAATGGTCAAGTTCATCAAGAGCAAGAGCAGGACTTAACACAAAATGGACAGAATCAGGAGCATATGGGAGAGGATATTGAGGCACCCAAACAGGTGGTCGGCGGTCGAGCTAGCATACCAGAGGAATTGGATTCAAATCAATTG gCACACGACCATGAGCATGATACATACAACTACTATATAGACTATAGCCACGGACAGTTATAA
- the LOC6646406 gene encoding protein nervous wreck isoform X5, giving the protein MQPPPRKGNYVKFLKNLHTEQVAKLQLKNQHECDLLEDIRQFTIKRSAIEKSYSEALLKISSQYLNKKIPNIPDIKMEGMEERWNMWSVWRTVLEENEKLARARLAAIEVFQQQIADEAKVLRDYKLAIAKRSLSGIVNVQKELHLSVGDVDKTKKSYFDEEHCAHDVRDKARDIEEKLKKKKGSFFQSITSLQKNSARVTSRKELLEEKSSGARNDYILSLAAANAHQNRYFTVDLQTTMTTMENYVFERVAEYLMLMGRTELLTCSATQNSFGKIRDQAQQLTREYNLQCCYLFYPVLKQHIQYDFEACDNDPVRKVTTEHDSAAETLTKEAKNLAGRVVKENASIRENAKKLALCQSLRDSGQRSDPNDPNGPDLDTKIEEFRDQIRRSETEKAKAEACLQCLRDGGINVDEWVQEAEIMGVQELTRSASSISMRTDASGQGENPSSDSFYDSDKEETAVAAGAATTSQAKANKQEQQLSRDRTFSDSDDDTEERATPAASGASASAAATAAAMSSAGGATGGWDDPTEVNWGAEDDDDKDEPIVPEPKEAIFKCTALYSYTAQNPDELTIVENEQLEVVGEGDGDGWLRARNYRGEEGYVPHNYLDIDQEAAGVAAFNGSSGNQLRSQISFSSVDYTVDTEDQTVDSMQSPDQVSVIMAPQKRIKSDVEWCIALYDYDATAEDELTFEEGDKIKIITKTAHGVDDGWWEGELDGKFGNFPSLVVEECDELGEPLSEGGDESPPPTAPPSFALPPAPALPPEYAHELELELTEDMFGSQDTADEDSGYIPNGAAAAPSMPPPEVNLFSKVQLV; this is encoded by the exons ATGCAGCCACCGCCAcgtaag GGTAACTATGTAAAGTTCCTTAAGAATTTGCATACAGAGCAGGTGGCCAAGTTGCAGTTAAAGAATCAACATGAATGCGATCTGCTGGAAGATATACGTCAATTTACCATCAAGCGTTCGGCCATTGAGAAATCATATAGTGAGGCCTTACTCAAGATATCGTCGCAGTATCTTAATAAGAAGATACCCAATATACCCGACATTAAAATGGAGGGCATGGAGGAGCGCTG GAACATGTGGAGCGTTTGGCGCACGGTTCTCGAGGAGAACGAAAAGCTGGCACGTGCCCGTTTGGCTGCCATTGAGGTGTTCCAGCAGCAAATTGCCGATGAGGCCAAAGTTTTGAGAGACTATAAATTGGCCATTGCGAAGCGTTCGCTATCGGGCATTGTTAATGTCCAAAAGGAGCTGCATCTGAGTGTCGGCGATGTGGATAAGACCAAGAAATCATATTTCGATGAGGAGCACTGTGCCCACGATGTACGTGACAAAGCACGCGACATTGAGGAGAagttgaaaaagaaaaagggcTCATTCTTTCAATCGATCACGTCGCTGCAGAAGAATAGTGCACGGGTCACTTCGCGGAAGGAATTGCTCGAGGAGAAATCATCGGGAGCCAGAAATGATTACATTTTGAGCCTGGCGGCGGCCAATGCTCATCAAAATCGTTATTTCACTGTTGACCTACAGACAACAATGACCACCATGGAGAATTATGTGTTTGAGCGGGTTGCCGAATAtcttatgctaatggg ACGCACAGAACTATTGACCTGCTCGGCCACACAGAACAGTTTTGGCAAGATCCGTGACCAGGCCCAGCAGTTGACACGGGAATACAATCTGCAGTGCTGCTATCTATTCTATCCGGTGCTCAAGCAGCACATTCAATACGATTTCGAGGCATGCGACAATGATCCAGTGAGAAAGGTAACCACTGAACATGATTCGGCTGCCGAGACTCTCACCAAAGAGGCCAAAAATTTGGCCGGACGTGTGGTTAAGGAGAATGCCTCGATAAGAGAGAACGCCAAGAAATTGGCATTGTGTCAGTCATTGCGTGACTCTGGTCAGCGCAGCGATCCCAATGATCCAAATGGACCCGATTTGGATACAAAGATCGAAGAGTTCCGCGATCAAATACGTCGCTCGGAAACAGAAAAAGCCAAGGCGGAGGCATGTTTGCAGTGCCTACGTGATGGTGGCATTAATGTGGACGAATGGGTCCAGGAGGCTGAAATTATGGGTGTGCAGGAGTTGACACGTTCGGCCAGCTCCATATCGATGCGCACGGATGCTTCGGGTCAGGGCGAGAATCCTAGTTCCGATTCATTCTATGACAGTGACAAGGAGGAGACCGCTGTAGCGGCgggagcagcaacaacatcccAGGCAAAGGCAAACAAGCAGGAGCAGCAATTGTCACGGGATCGGACATTTAGCGACAGCGATGACGATACTGAGGAGAGGGCAACACCAGCAGCATCTGGAGCTTCAGCATCCGCAGCAgctactgctgctgccatGTCGAGTGCTGGAGGTGCAACTGGTGGCTGGGACGATCCCACCGAGGTAAATTGGGGGGCCGAAGACGATGATGACAAGGACGAACCGATTGTACCCGAGCCCAAGGAGGCCATCTTCAAGTGTACGGCACTTTATAGCTATACG GCTCAAAATCCCGATGAGCTGACCATTGTGGAGAACGAACAATTGGAGGTGGTCGGCGAGGGTGACGGCGATGGATGGCTACGGGCTCGCAACTATCGCGGCGAAGAGGGCTATGTGCCGCACAATTATCTGGATATTGATCAGGAAGCGGCCGGCGTGGCCGCCTTTAATGGTAGTTCAGGCAATCAATTGCGATCACAAATCTCATTCTCATCTGTCGATTATACTGTTGACACTGAAGATCAAACGGTGGACTCGATGCAATCGCCCGATCAGGTGTCTGTCATAATGGCACCGCAAAAGCGCATTAAATCGGATGTGGAATGGTGTATAGCTCTCTATGACTACGATGCCACCGCCGAGGATGAGCTGACTTTCGAGGAGGGTGACAAGATCAAGATTATCACAAAGACGGCCCACGGTGTTGACGATGGCTGGTGGGAGGGTGAATTGGATGGCAAATTTGGTAATTTCCCATCTCTGGTCGTTGAGGAATGCGATGAATTGGGTGAACCATTGAGCGAAGGTGGCGATGAGTCTCCACCGCCAACAGCACCGCCATCGTTTGCCCTGCCCCCAGCTCCAGCTCTACCGCCAGAGTATGCCCAtgaattggaattggaattgaCGGAAGATATGTTTGGATCGCAGGATACGGCAG ATGAGGATAGCGGTTATATTCCAAAtggcgctgctgctgctccgaGTATGCCTCCGCCAG AGGTAAACTTATTCTCCAAAGTGCAGCTCGTCTAA